The Rhizobium sp. WSM4643 genome includes the window CGCCGAAAGCGACGAACTCGCCAACAATCTGGCAGAGCCGCTCGGCGACCTGATCGTTTCGCTCGCGGGCAGCTACGACACGATTATCTCGGCCGCCACCTCCGTCGGCAAGAACGTGCTGCCGCGCGTCGCTGCCCTTCTCGACGTTGCCCAGGTCTCCGAGATCATCGAGGTGATCTCGTCCGACACCTTCAAGCGGCCGATCTATGCCGGCAACGCCATTCAGACGGTGCAGGCAACGGACGCCAAGAAGGTGATCACCGTGCGTACCGCATCCTTCGCCTCTGCGCCGGAGGGTGGTTCGGCGACGATCGAGGCGATCCCGGCGATATCCGATCCGGGGCTGTCGACCTTCGTCAGGGATGCGCTGTCGGCCTCAGACCGGCCGGAACTGACCTCGGCCAAGATCATCATCTCCGGCGGCCGGGCGCTCGGCTCGGCGGAAAAGTTCAGGGAAGTCATCCTGCCGCTCGCCGACAAGCTCGGTGCCGCCGTCGGCGCATCCAGAGCCGCGGTCGATGCCGGTTATGCGCCGAACGACTGGCAGGTCGGCCAGACCGGCAAGGTGGTGGCGCCTGATCTCTATATCGCATGCGGCATTTCAGGCGCCATTCAGCATCTGGCCGGCATGAAGGATTCGAAGGTGATCGTCGCCATCAACAAGGACGAGGAGGCGCCGATCTTCCAGGTCGCCGACTATGGCCTCGTCGCCGATCTCTTCGATGTCTTACCGGAATTGCAAAAGGCGCTCTAGCGGGGGAGACCGAACGTGGCGCGCGTCGTGGGACGTCCAATCAAACCTGGTGCCGACCTTCTTCTCAACGATGACGAGAAGCCGGCATACATCCGGCTGCACGACATCGGCAGAGAGAGGCGCTCTCGGCCGCTGCAGGAATTTCTCAATGACATCGGCGGCCTGATGCTGTCGGCGGAGGCTCCTGCCGTCGCCAGCTTCGTCGCGGGCAAGGTCCTCCAGAGGCTGCTCAAGACCGGCAAGGTGCGTCCGGAGGGCGGGCCTCTTCCCGGCGCGCCGGAAGGGCTGGATGACGCGATCGGCCATCTTGCAAAATCGGGACAGAAATACGAGGCGATCGCCAGCCAGTTCCGTAGTCTCGCCGACAAGCTGCTCTGGAGACGCGGCCGTTCCGGTCCGTTTGCAAGCCTTAATTTCGGCGATACGCATTCCCATGCAGTCATGGTCGGCCCCGGCGGCATGGAGGAGCGCGCCGATCTGAGGGTCGGCGTGATCTATATGGATCGCTATACAAGATTTCCCGATCATGTTCAGACGCAGCCCCGAGCCTTCATCCTGCTTTCGCCGGGTGAAATCCGCCTTGGCGATTCCGAGTGGTTCTCTGCTGGTGTCGGTACGGTCTTTGCGAACGACGCCGGCGAATCTTTCGCGATAAGATGCACAGCCCGGCCGCTGCTGGCGGTCTGGTGCCAGATTGAGCGGGAGAGGTGATAGGGTCCTTGGCAACAGCGAGCCTGAGATGAACGAAAAGCCGAACGCGAGAGCGTGAAGTCTCGCGGTGAAGCAGCAGCAGATCGGCGAGAGCTGGCCCCTTCGAATATGCAGCATCAGAATTCAATTTGACAGGAAGGATATCAAAATGGACGTTCGCGCCGCCGTGGCCACACAGGCCGGAAAACCGCTCGAAGTGATGACCGTGCAGCTCGAGGGCCCCCGGGCCGGCGAAGTGCTGGTCGAGGTCAAGGCGACGGGCATCTGCCACACCGACGATTTCACCCTGTCGGGCGCCGATCCCGAAGGCCTCTTCCCGGCCATTCTCGGCCATGAGGGCGCCGGCATCGTCGTCGATGTCGGCCCCGGCGTCACTTCGGTGAAGAAGGGCGACCACGTTATTCCGCTCTACACCCCGGAATGCCGCGAGTGCTATTCCTGCCTTTCCCGCAAGACCAATCTCTGCACCTCGATTCGATCAACCCAGGGCCAGGGCGTGATGCCGGACGGTACCTCGCGCTTCTCGATCGGCAAGGACAAGATCCATCACTATATGGGCTGCTCGACCTTTTCGAACTTCACCGTGCTGCCGGAGATCGCCCTTGCCAAGGTCAACCCGGACGCGCCGTTCGACAAGATCTGCTACATCGGCTGCGGCGTGACGACCGGCATCGGTGCGGTCATCAACACCGCCAAGGTCGAGATCGGCGCCACGGCGATCGTCTTCGGCCTCGGCGGCATCGGCCTCAACGTGCTTCAGGGTCTGAAGCTTGCTGGTGCCGACATGATCATCGGCGTCGATATCAACCCTGATCGCAAGGCCTGGGGCGAGAAGTTCGGCATGACCCACTTCGTCAATCCGAAGGAGGTCGGCGACGACATCGTGCCCTATCTCGTCAACCTGACCAAGCGCCACGGCGACCTGATCGGCGGCGCCGACTACACGTTCGACTGCACCGGCAACACCAAGGTGATGCGCCAGGCGCTGGAAGCCAGCCATCGCGGCTGGGGCAAGTCGGTTATCATCGGCGTGGCCGGCGCCGGCCAGGAAATCTCCACCCGTCCGTTCCAGCTGGTGACCGGCCGCAACTGGATGGGCACCGCTTTCGGCGGCGCGCGCGGCCGCACCGATGTGCCGAAGATTGTTGACTGGTATATGCAAGGCAAGATCCAGATCGATCCGATGATCACCCACACCATGCCGCTCGAAGACATCAACAAGGGCTTCGAGCTGATGCACAAGGGCGAAAGCATCCGCGGCGTGGTCGTGTACTGAGCGATGAAGACGATCTCGACCGAAAATTCTCATGGCGGCACCCAGGGCGTTTACGTCAATCGCTCGGATGTCTGTGACTGCGACATGACCTTTGGGGTATTCCTGCCGCCGCAGGCCAAAGCACGGAAGCTGCCGGTTCTATGGTACCTTTCCG containing:
- a CDS encoding electron transfer flavoprotein subunit alpha/FixB family protein; protein product: MTILLLADHDNASLSDQTAKALTAASKIGGDVHVLVAGKAAKPAADAAAKLAGVSKVLLAESDELANNLAEPLGDLIVSLAGSYDTIISAATSVGKNVLPRVAALLDVAQVSEIIEVISSDTFKRPIYAGNAIQTVQATDAKKVITVRTASFASAPEGGSATIEAIPAISDPGLSTFVRDALSASDRPELTSAKIIISGGRALGSAEKFREVILPLADKLGAAVGASRAAVDAGYAPNDWQVGQTGKVVAPDLYIACGISGAIQHLAGMKDSKVIVAINKDEEAPIFQVADYGLVADLFDVLPELQKAL
- a CDS encoding dimethylsulfoniopropionate lyase — encoded protein: MARVVGRPIKPGADLLLNDDEKPAYIRLHDIGRERRSRPLQEFLNDIGGLMLSAEAPAVASFVAGKVLQRLLKTGKVRPEGGPLPGAPEGLDDAIGHLAKSGQKYEAIASQFRSLADKLLWRRGRSGPFASLNFGDTHSHAVMVGPGGMEERADLRVGVIYMDRYTRFPDHVQTQPRAFILLSPGEIRLGDSEWFSAGVGTVFANDAGESFAIRCTARPLLAVWCQIERER
- a CDS encoding S-(hydroxymethyl)glutathione dehydrogenase/class III alcohol dehydrogenase, with the translated sequence MDVRAAVATQAGKPLEVMTVQLEGPRAGEVLVEVKATGICHTDDFTLSGADPEGLFPAILGHEGAGIVVDVGPGVTSVKKGDHVIPLYTPECRECYSCLSRKTNLCTSIRSTQGQGVMPDGTSRFSIGKDKIHHYMGCSTFSNFTVLPEIALAKVNPDAPFDKICYIGCGVTTGIGAVINTAKVEIGATAIVFGLGGIGLNVLQGLKLAGADMIIGVDINPDRKAWGEKFGMTHFVNPKEVGDDIVPYLVNLTKRHGDLIGGADYTFDCTGNTKVMRQALEASHRGWGKSVIIGVAGAGQEISTRPFQLVTGRNWMGTAFGGARGRTDVPKIVDWYMQGKIQIDPMITHTMPLEDINKGFELMHKGESIRGVVVY